The Pseudomonas sp. MM223 genome segment ATCCAGCACGGCCTGGCCACTGTTGCAACGCCAGTTGCCCTGTATCCGTTGGCTGATCTCGCGGCCGTCCTGTTGCAGCGCCCACAAGTCCGAACTGCCCACCAGGCAGTTATGTCGCGCCAGTTCCGACAGGCTGTGCGGCCGGCCATAACGTTCCAGATAGGCTGGCGAGGCGCACAGGTACATGCGCCGTGGCGCCAGGCGAGTGGCCACCAGTCGGGAGTCAGCCAAGCGGCCCAGGCGGATGGCCAGGTCCATGCCTTCATGCAGCAGGTCGAGGGTGTGGTTGCTCAGTTCCACATCCACTCGCAACTGTGGGTATAACGCCATGAACCGTGTCACCAGCGGCACGATGAAGCGCTCGCCATAAGCGACCGCGCAGGTCATGCGCAGCAACCCCTTGGGTTCGCTGGCCAGGTCACCCATGGCGCGCAGGGCTTCCTCACGGCCATCCTGCAGGCGTTGGCAATGCTGCAAAAAGGTCTGCCCGGCTTCGCTCAGGGTTACCCGGCGGGTGCTGCGGTACAGCAGGCGCGTCTGCAGGCGCTCCTCCAGCCGGGCGATTTGGCGGCTGATGTGCGACGAGGAAACCCCCAGGCGTTCGGCAGCTGCCGTGAACTGGCCCGATTCGGCCACGGCGACGAATTCATCAATGCCTTCCCAGCGGCTGCTCATGGATTATCCCTGTGTGGCAATAATGTTTTGTCCTTGGCTGGATTATTCATCAAAAGGCGGTGAATTACACTGTGAGACTGAATCGACCCTCTGTCTGGAGACCTTTGATGATCAAGTCCCGTGCTGCCGTAGCCTTCGAAGCCAAGAAACCCCTGGAAATCGTCGAAGTCGACGTGGCCATGCCCAAGGCCGGTGAAGTGCTGTTGCGTGTGGTCGCCAGTGGTGTCTGCCACACCGATGCCTACACCCTGTCCGGTGCCGACCCGGAAGGCATCTTCCCGTCGATCCTTGGCCACGAAGGCGGCGCGATCGTCGAAGCGGTAGGCGAGGGCGTGACCTCGGTGGCCGTTGGCGATCACGTGATCCCGCTGTACACCCCGGAATGCGGCAAGTGCAAGTTCTGCCTCTCGGGCAAGACCAACCTGTGCCAGGCCATTCGCGCTACCCAAGGCAAGGGCCTGATGCCAGACGGCACCACGCGCTTCTCGTACAAGGGCCAGCAGCTGTTCCACTACATGGGCACCTCGACCTTCTCCGAGTACACCGTGCTGCCGGAAATCTCCGTGGCCAAGATCCAGAAAGAGGCACCGCTGGAAAAGGTCTGCCTGCTGGGCTGTGGCGTTACCACCGGGATCGGCGCAGTGCTCAACACCGCCAAAGTCAAACCGGGTGACACCGTGGCCATCTTCGGCCTGGGCGGCATCGGCCTGTCGGCAGTGATCGGTGCGGTGAAGGCCAAGGCCTCGCGCATCATCGCCGTCGACATCAACCCGGCCAAATTCGAGATCGCCCGCCAACTGGGTGCCACCGACTGCATCAACCCGAAAGAATATGACCGCCCGATCCAGGAAGTGATCGTCGACCTCACCGACGGTGGCGTGGACTTCTCCTTCGAGTGCATCGGCAACGTGCAACTGATGCGCGCTGCCCTGGAATGCTGCCACAAGGGCTGGGGCGAGTCGGTCATCATCGGTGTAGCCGGTGCCGGCCAGGAAATCGCCACCCGTCCGTTCCAGCTGGTCACCGGCCGCGTCTGGCGTGGTTCGGCGTTCGGCGGCGTGCGTGGCCGCAGCGAGCTGCCAAGCTACGTGGAAATGTCCGAGAAGGGCGAGATTCCATTGGACACCTTCATCACCCACACCATGGGCCTGGAGGACATCAACAAAGCCTTCGACCTGATGCACGAAGGCAAGAGCATCCGCAGCGTAATCCACTTCTGAGGTACGCCATGAGCCTGGATAACATCTCTTGCCAGAAGAGCTTCGGCGGCTGGCACAAGCGTTACCGGCATCACTCCAAGGTGCTGGGCTGCGACATGGTG includes the following:
- the dmlR_2 gene encoding HTH-type transcriptional regulator DmlR (*Name dmlR_2), which produces MSSRWEGIDEFVAVAESGQFTAAAERLGVSSSHISRQIARLEERLQTRLLYRSTRRVTLSEAGQTFLQHCQRLQDGREEALRAMGDLASEPKGLLRMTCAVAYGERFIVPLVTRFMALYPQLRVDVELSNHTLDLLHEGMDLAIRLGRLADSRLVATRLAPRRMYLCASPAYLERYGRPHSLSELARHNCLVGSSDLWALQQDGREISQRIQGNWRCNSGQAVLDAALQGIGLCQLPDYYVLEHLNSGALVSLLEAHQPPNTAVWALYPQQRHLSPKVRRLVDYLKEGLAGLPEYRVI
- the frmA_2 gene encoding S-(hydroxymethyl)glutathione dehydrogenase (*Name frmA_2), coding for MIKSRAAVAFEAKKPLEIVEVDVAMPKAGEVLLRVVASGVCHTDAYTLSGADPEGIFPSILGHEGGAIVEAVGEGVTSVAVGDHVIPLYTPECGKCKFCLSGKTNLCQAIRATQGKGLMPDGTTRFSYKGQQLFHYMGTSTFSEYTVLPEISVAKIQKEAPLEKVCLLGCGVTTGIGAVLNTAKVKPGDTVAIFGLGGIGLSAVIGAVKAKASRIIAVDINPAKFEIARQLGATDCINPKEYDRPIQEVIVDLTDGGVDFSFECIGNVQLMRAALECCHKGWGESVIIGVAGAGQEIATRPFQLVTGRVWRGSAFGGVRGRSELPSYVEMSEKGEIPLDTFITHTMGLEDINKAFDLMHEGKSIRSVIHF